The following are from one region of the Candidatus Amarolinea dominans genome:
- a CDS encoding DUF2442 domain-containing protein translates to MHHPLYDVVNFSIVEPYTLRIVFDDGIERTINFESVLYGEMFGPLRDLQMFNQVRLGRPPPPAE, encoded by the coding sequence ATGCATCATCCGCTGTACGATGTTGTCAATTTTTCGATCGTGGAGCCTTACACGTTGCGCATTGTGTTCGACGATGGAATCGAACGAACCATCAACTTCGAATCTGTCCTTTATGGAGAGATGTTCGGCCCACTGCGTGATCTGCAAATGTTCAACCAGGTGCGCCTGGGCCGACCCCCCCCACCAGCAGAATGA
- a CDS encoding DUF4160 domain-containing protein produces the protein MPRETRRRECERLRNNLPHLHAKYAEFEASISIKDGEILAGKLPRKQLRLVQAWIELRHDELLADWELSLSGEQPYKITPL, from the coding sequence GTGCCTCGCGAAACGAGGCGCAGAGAATGCGAACGACTACGGAACAATTTGCCCCACCTTCACGCCAAGTATGCTGAGTTCGAGGCTTCTATCAGCATCAAAGACGGCGAGATCTTGGCTGGTAAGTTGCCTCGCAAGCAACTGCGGTTGGTCCAAGCCTGGATCGAGCTTCGCCATGATGAGCTGCTGGCCGATTGGGAACTCTCCTTGAGTGGGGAGCAGCCCTACAAGATCACCCCTTTGTGA
- a CDS encoding DUF2442 domain-containing protein has protein sequence MYWDVKFVKPLSDYRIYVELENGRQGIFDVKPYLDHGVLRELRDVHYFGQVGIQFGAVTWPNEQDIAPETLLAEMLPGEPPEPSAQKHIDAGGWEATGRT, from the coding sequence ATGTATTGGGATGTCAAGTTCGTCAAGCCGCTGTCCGATTATCGCATCTATGTAGAACTTGAGAATGGGCGCCAAGGGATATTCGACGTAAAGCCCTATCTGGATCATGGTGTTTTGCGCGAGCTTCGGGACGTGCATTACTTCGGTCAAGTTGGCATCCAGTTCGGCGCGGTGACCTGGCCAAACGAACAGGACATTGCTCCGGAAACTCTGCTGGCCGAAATGCTCCCTGGAGAACCGCCAGAGCCGTCTGCCCAGAAACACATTGACGCTGGCGGCTGGGAGGCAACCGGTCGCACCTAG
- a CDS encoding BrnT family toxin — MKYFAWNPTKNTQLHTERDVSFEEIVHHIEMGGLLDIIEHTNPSKYPGQRIFIVAIENYAYLVPFVESDTEVFLKTIIPSRKATRKYLGKETKSDANE, encoded by the coding sequence ATGAAATACTTTGCGTGGAATCCTACGAAAAATACACAACTACACACAGAACGTGATGTCTCGTTTGAGGAAATTGTCCATCACATTGAAATGGGTGGATTGCTCGATATAATCGAACACACAAATCCGAGCAAGTACCCTGGACAGCGTATTTTCATCGTAGCGATTGAGAATTATGCTTACTTGGTTCCCTTTGTGGAGTCGGACACCGAAGTATTTTTGAAAACCATTATTCCGAGTCGCAAAGCTACCCGTAAATACTTGGGAAAGGAAACAAAATCAGATGCCAACGAGTAA
- a CDS encoding LysM peptidoglycan-binding domain-containing protein, with product MRIKQRVIGAAMILAVILSAGLVSSSPLAATSTDALKNGNFEGGFTSAGGCGAVGKGWSCFTNGGRAAYGFYDDQWGKTVWDGGHSQLIEINTKQNSSEPDRYAGIYQTAAVSKGKAYDFAIRGMIRADDEDPDPWRYRVQVGFDYSGGSNWAAVTNWVELPWDTIYSRTGPGAFSEYRAKVTATSSKITVFVRTWMKWGTPYREVDFNLDGINLFGDSATSSGGSSSGSTGSSGSGSSGSGSTTTSLTCSGSSLVANGNFEGGFSAAGVAKSWTSFSNGGRAAYGFYDETWAPVVYEGKHAQLIEINTLGFAAASDPNRYAGIYQVVKGLTKGKTYQVSLAGMLRERTDNSDEDAYRYEILWGYNSGADADWANLDFKEYVPIKPIYLRTAPGAYSTYSVKFVAPADTVTLFVMAHKKWATGARELDADIDAISVAPCSTGSSGGSTSCTYVVKRGDTLSSIAVKYGTTVANLASLNHIKNVNVIFVGQVLKVPCSSSSGTVVKAPPAVTPSEPVTPGLGSEARPTTYTIKKGDTLSGIAARTGASVNALMQANGISNANRIYAGQTLRLP from the coding sequence ATGCGCATCAAGCAGCGTGTGATTGGCGCGGCAATGATTCTGGCCGTCATCCTGAGCGCCGGCCTGGTTTCGTCCAGCCCACTGGCCGCGACCAGCACCGACGCCCTCAAGAACGGCAATTTCGAGGGCGGTTTTACGTCCGCCGGCGGTTGCGGCGCCGTTGGCAAGGGCTGGTCCTGTTTCACCAACGGGGGTCGCGCCGCCTATGGCTTCTACGATGATCAATGGGGCAAGACCGTCTGGGACGGCGGCCATTCCCAGTTGATCGAGATCAACACCAAGCAAAATTCATCCGAACCTGACCGCTATGCCGGTATCTACCAGACCGCAGCCGTCAGCAAGGGCAAGGCCTATGACTTCGCCATCCGTGGCATGATCCGCGCCGATGACGAAGACCCTGACCCGTGGCGTTACCGCGTGCAGGTCGGCTTCGACTATAGCGGCGGCAGCAACTGGGCTGCCGTGACAAATTGGGTTGAGCTGCCCTGGGATACCATCTACTCCCGCACCGGGCCGGGCGCCTTCAGTGAGTATCGCGCCAAGGTGACCGCCACCAGCAGCAAGATCACCGTCTTTGTGCGCACCTGGATGAAGTGGGGCACCCCTTATCGTGAAGTTGACTTCAACCTGGATGGCATCAACCTGTTTGGGGACAGCGCGACATCGAGCGGTGGTTCAAGCTCCGGCTCAACGGGCAGCAGTGGATCGGGCAGCAGCGGATCGGGCAGCACCACAACCTCTCTGACCTGTTCCGGCAGCAGCCTGGTCGCCAATGGCAACTTCGAGGGCGGATTTAGCGCCGCCGGCGTCGCCAAGTCATGGACATCCTTCAGCAACGGCGGACGCGCGGCGTATGGTTTCTATGATGAGACCTGGGCGCCGGTCGTTTATGAGGGCAAGCACGCGCAGTTGATCGAGATCAACACCCTGGGCTTTGCAGCCGCATCTGATCCCAATCGCTACGCGGGCATCTACCAGGTGGTCAAGGGCCTGACTAAGGGCAAGACGTACCAGGTGTCGCTGGCGGGTATGCTGCGCGAACGCACCGATAACTCGGATGAGGACGCGTACCGCTACGAAATCCTGTGGGGATACAACAGCGGGGCCGACGCCGATTGGGCTAATCTCGATTTCAAGGAGTATGTGCCGATCAAGCCGATCTATCTGCGCACCGCGCCCGGCGCCTACAGCACCTACAGCGTGAAGTTCGTGGCCCCGGCCGACACCGTCACCCTGTTCGTGATGGCGCACAAGAAGTGGGCCACCGGCGCGCGTGAGCTGGATGCTGACATAGATGCGATCTCGGTGGCGCCATGCAGCACCGGCAGCAGCGGCGGCTCAACCTCCTGCACCTACGTGGTCAAGCGGGGCGACACCCTCTCGTCCATTGCGGTGAAGTACGGCACCACAGTGGCGAACCTGGCCAGCCTGAACCACATCAAGAACGTGAATGTGATCTTCGTCGGGCAGGTGCTCAAGGTGCCCTGCAGCAGCAGTAGCGGCACGGTGGTCAAGGCGCCGCCGGCGGTAACTCCGAGCGAACCGGTAACGCCCGGTCTTGGCTCTGAGGCACGGCCCACCACCTACACGATCAAGAAGGGCGACACCCTCAGCGGCATTGCGGCCCGCACCGGTGCATCGGTCAACGCGCTGATGCAAGCCAACGGCATCAGCAACGCCAACCGCATCTACGCCGGGCAGACCCTGCGCCTGCCCTAA
- a CDS encoding LLM class F420-dependent oxidoreductase, producing the protein MLFGYQNPSFTWPGSDPHAIFERTRAAALKAEASGFVSFWLMDHLIQLPMVGAVDEPFLEGWTTLAALAAVTSRIRLGTMVSSVGYRNPALLAKMVAGVDIISGGRAILGIGAGWFQTEYRQYGYEFPEQPAVRIRQLDEGIQVIKAMWTQPRATFAGNYFQVKDAILEPKPVQKPHPPILVGGGGEQLTLKVAAKQANMVNWFGSPEVVKHKLEVLARHCDTVGRDVSEIHITKLDTVLLGRQEKDVQQKRIKLHLGDRPFLAGAVQQVIDQIAAFQAVGVQEIILNIPRNDPETFDLLGSEVIPAF; encoded by the coding sequence ATGCTTTTCGGATATCAAAACCCTTCCTTCACCTGGCCGGGCAGCGACCCACACGCGATCTTTGAGCGCACACGCGCCGCCGCCTTGAAGGCCGAGGCGTCTGGCTTCGTTTCGTTCTGGCTGATGGATCACCTCATCCAACTGCCCATGGTTGGGGCTGTAGATGAGCCATTCCTGGAAGGCTGGACCACACTCGCCGCGCTGGCCGCGGTCACCAGTCGCATCCGCCTGGGCACCATGGTCAGCTCGGTCGGTTATCGCAACCCTGCCCTGTTGGCAAAAATGGTGGCCGGCGTTGACATCATCAGCGGCGGCCGCGCCATCCTGGGCATCGGCGCCGGTTGGTTTCAGACCGAGTATCGTCAGTATGGCTATGAGTTCCCCGAACAGCCGGCCGTACGCATCCGCCAGCTCGATGAGGGCATTCAGGTCATCAAGGCCATGTGGACGCAGCCGCGCGCCACCTTTGCCGGCAACTATTTCCAGGTCAAGGACGCCATCCTGGAGCCGAAGCCGGTGCAAAAGCCGCATCCGCCGATCCTGGTGGGCGGCGGCGGTGAACAGTTGACGCTGAAGGTAGCCGCGAAGCAGGCCAACATGGTCAACTGGTTCGGATCGCCGGAGGTGGTCAAGCACAAGCTGGAGGTGCTTGCCCGCCACTGCGACACGGTGGGCCGCGATGTGAGCGAGATTCACATCACCAAACTTGATACCGTGCTCCTCGGCCGCCAGGAAAAGGACGTGCAGCAGAAGCGCATCAAGCTGCACCTGGGCGACCGCCCCTTCCTGGCCGGCGCCGTCCAACAGGTCATTGACCAGATCGCCGCCTTCCAGGCCGTGGGCGTACAGGAAATAATCCTCAACATCCCACGTAACGACCCGGAGACCTTCGATCTCCTAGGCAGTGAGGTCATCCCCGCGTTTTGA
- a CDS encoding restriction endonuclease encodes MTYEQLTLKEPKQCDDYDECSGFVITAVEAIVDDAIKAGSNKIVINTNLRLGLPMENINKIAGPFVEAWAVEVFKDVVEDQNNKYALINVEAKERLYMADVILQFKKKRKVESGVTAEVDVKATAEDIESSGKSPNITSFQRIRTAYVDDPDYLFVILSLKHRVYSTKNAQTGLMDGVMEVVAHNSYDLKYLSAADISYNPALGSGQLQVRDIHYVTLTKRTTWEFCQLLDRKVINSKKGFAGWLDMAKKNEWIKTDE; translated from the coding sequence ATGACATACGAGCAACTTACGCTTAAAGAGCCGAAGCAGTGCGACGACTACGACGAGTGTTCTGGATTCGTGATCACCGCCGTCGAGGCCATTGTGGATGACGCCATCAAGGCGGGAAGCAACAAGATAGTTATCAACACGAACCTGAGGCTCGGTCTCCCGATGGAGAACATTAACAAGATTGCCGGCCCTTTCGTCGAAGCGTGGGCTGTTGAAGTCTTCAAGGATGTGGTTGAAGATCAGAACAACAAGTACGCACTAATAAACGTCGAGGCCAAAGAACGCCTCTACATGGCAGACGTGATTCTCCAGTTCAAGAAGAAACGCAAGGTTGAATCCGGTGTGACAGCCGAGGTGGATGTAAAGGCGACCGCCGAGGATATCGAATCGAGCGGCAAATCGCCAAACATCACATCGTTTCAGAGGATCAGGACGGCCTACGTTGACGATCCCGATTACCTCTTCGTCATCCTCTCGCTAAAACACAGGGTCTACTCAACCAAGAACGCGCAAACTGGCCTCATGGATGGCGTCATGGAAGTTGTTGCGCACAACTCGTATGATCTCAAGTACCTCTCTGCTGCCGACATCAGTTACAACCCAGCGCTGGGCAGCGGCCAGTTGCAGGTCAGAGACATTCATTACGTCACGCTGACGAAGCGAACAACATGGGAATTCTGCCAACTACTTGACAGAAAAGTAATCAATTCGAAAAAGGGCTTCGCTGGATGGCTCGACATGGCGAAGAAAAACGAATGGATCAAGACAGATGAGTAA
- a CDS encoding 4Fe-4S dicluster domain-containing protein encodes MPITLRLTPANGQEAAARRELTDFVERTSGQTLAACYQCAKCAAGCPLAAAMDLAPQQIIRALQLGQPDLALQSQTLWLCVGCQTCATRCPCNVELPRIMDALRLWAETHGPQPTPRDIPTFHHVFLKSVELTGRAYEIGLIGGYNLLSRHLLSGFDLAPPMLRRGKIKLLPQRVRARREIAGIFRRADEVRCQQTVAPAQKIAQPAAGGGDA; translated from the coding sequence ATGCCAATTACCCTCCGTCTCACGCCCGCTAACGGCCAGGAAGCGGCCGCCCGGCGTGAGTTGACCGACTTTGTCGAGCGCACCAGCGGTCAGACACTGGCGGCCTGCTACCAATGCGCCAAGTGCGCCGCGGGCTGCCCCCTGGCCGCGGCCATGGACCTGGCGCCGCAGCAGATCATCCGCGCGCTGCAGCTCGGCCAGCCTGACCTGGCTCTGCAAAGTCAGACGCTCTGGTTGTGCGTGGGCTGCCAGACCTGCGCCACCCGCTGCCCCTGCAACGTGGAACTGCCGCGCATCATGGATGCGCTGCGGCTGTGGGCCGAAACCCACGGCCCGCAACCCACGCCACGGGACATCCCCACCTTCCATCATGTTTTCCTCAAATCGGTTGAACTGACCGGCCGCGCCTATGAGATTGGCCTCATCGGCGGCTACAACCTGCTCTCGCGCCACCTGCTCAGCGGCTTCGACCTGGCGCCGCCCATGCTGCGCAGGGGCAAGATCAAGCTGCTGCCGCAGCGCGTGCGGGCGCGACGCGAGATCGCCGGCATCTTCCGCCGCGCCGATGAGGTGCGCTGCCAGCAGACGGTCGCGCCGGCGCAGAAAATCGCCCAACCGGCGGCGGGCGGAGGTGACGCATGA
- a CDS encoding site-specific DNA-methyltransferase, whose amino-acid sequence MSNIVIQTGDSLELMRDIDSASIDLVIADPPYNLGKNYGNNHDIRGFREYLQFSEAWLQEAHRVLAPRGTLYVFMGFRFISYLYDILDQRLGMYFNSWITWHYTQGMGRTKGFSPRHDDILMFTKSEDFVFNIDSVRIPQKYYRERNNMAGANPGDVWSFSHVHYSNPEREDHPTQKPEALIARMILASSNEGDLVLDPFSGSGTTARVSQILNRRCLAMEINPDYVERTRKRLALHFEGFDSADPRLDRTPRDLPQDEGSLNATSKQMFLLEGKSEFASPTIASTRTRNPRRVSRR is encoded by the coding sequence ATGAGTAATATCGTCATTCAGACGGGCGATTCTCTCGAGCTGATGCGTGACATAGACTCCGCGTCAATTGATCTCGTCATTGCTGATCCACCCTATAATCTAGGCAAGAACTACGGGAACAATCACGACATTCGCGGCTTTCGCGAATACTTGCAGTTCTCGGAGGCATGGTTGCAGGAGGCTCATCGAGTGCTTGCCCCACGTGGCACGCTCTATGTGTTCATGGGGTTTCGGTTCATCAGCTATCTGTACGACATCCTGGATCAGCGGTTGGGCATGTACTTCAACAGTTGGATCACCTGGCACTATACGCAAGGCATGGGCCGGACAAAAGGATTCTCACCACGTCACGACGACATACTCATGTTTACAAAGTCGGAAGACTTCGTGTTCAACATTGACTCAGTCCGCATACCACAGAAATACTACAGAGAGAGGAACAATATGGCCGGCGCCAATCCCGGCGATGTGTGGTCATTCTCGCACGTTCACTACTCAAATCCAGAACGAGAGGACCACCCGACACAGAAACCCGAAGCATTGATCGCCAGGATGATCCTGGCGTCTTCGAACGAAGGTGATCTTGTGCTCGATCCATTCTCTGGCAGCGGCACGACGGCCAGAGTGAGCCAAATATTGAACCGCCGCTGTCTCGCCATGGAGATCAATCCGGATTACGTCGAGCGTACGCGGAAACGTCTTGCCCTGCATTTCGAGGGTTTCGACTCTGCTGACCCACGGCTTGATCGAACACCGAGAGACTTGCCTCAGGACGAAGGTTCATTGAACGCCACTAGCAAGCAGATGTTTTTGCTTGAAGGGAAAAGTGAATTCGCAAGCCCAACGATCGCCTCCACGCGCACGCGAAACCCGCGGCGGGTTTCGCGCCGATGA
- the trmFO gene encoding methylenetetrahydrofolate--tRNA-(uracil(54)-C(5))-methyltransferase (FADH(2)-oxidizing) TrmFO — MERCSAHCVICKCSTRCAWADPPHQQNELQPELIVIGAGLAGSEAAWQAAQRGIRVALYEMRPVKQTPAHVSDRFAELVCSNSLGSQQAERAPGIQKAELTRLGSLILACAQATAVPAGGSLAVGREAFGDLVTSLVCAHPNISVVRAEMTAIPTDIPTIVASGPLTSDALAADIARLTGQEYMYFYDALSPIVAADSIDMSLAFRGARYDNSASAAGDYINCPLDKAQYAEFVEALAGAQTISLRTFEEESWKSAHFFEGCLPVEILARRGAAALAFGPMTPMGLTDPHSGRRPWAVVQLRQDNLAGTLYNLVGFQTNLTWGEQKRVFGLIPGLAAAEFLRYGMMHRNTFINAPRLLEPTMQFKGRPDLFFAGQITGVEGYVGNAGTGLLAGLNAARLLRGAAPLVLPPATVMGSLCWYVTHCEADGFQPMKANFGLLPPLDPPIRHKQQRYRAYAERAQRDLETFIAAHSLEPAIVP, encoded by the coding sequence ATGGAGAGATGTTCGGCCCACTGCGTGATCTGCAAATGTTCAACCAGGTGCGCCTGGGCCGACCCCCCCCACCAGCAGAATGAACTGCAACCTGAATTGATCGTGATTGGCGCGGGGCTGGCGGGGAGCGAGGCGGCCTGGCAGGCGGCGCAGCGCGGCATCCGTGTGGCGCTCTACGAAATGCGGCCAGTCAAGCAGACGCCGGCGCATGTCAGCGACCGCTTCGCGGAACTGGTCTGTTCCAACTCGCTTGGCTCCCAGCAAGCCGAACGCGCACCGGGCATCCAGAAGGCCGAACTGACCCGGCTGGGGTCCTTGATCCTGGCCTGTGCGCAGGCTACGGCCGTGCCAGCCGGCGGCTCGCTGGCCGTGGGCCGTGAGGCGTTTGGCGACCTGGTGACCTCCCTGGTCTGCGCACATCCCAACATCAGCGTGGTGCGTGCGGAGATGACCGCCATCCCCACCGACATTCCCACGATTGTCGCCAGCGGCCCGTTGACCAGCGATGCCCTGGCGGCCGACATTGCGCGGCTGACCGGGCAAGAGTACATGTACTTCTACGATGCGCTCAGCCCCATTGTCGCGGCCGATTCGATTGATATGAGCCTGGCCTTCCGCGGGGCGCGCTACGATAACAGCGCCTCCGCGGCCGGCGATTACATCAACTGCCCGTTGGACAAGGCGCAGTACGCTGAATTTGTGGAGGCGTTGGCCGGCGCGCAGACGATCAGCCTGCGCACGTTCGAAGAGGAGAGTTGGAAATCGGCGCATTTCTTCGAGGGCTGTCTGCCGGTGGAGATTCTGGCCCGGCGCGGCGCGGCGGCGCTGGCCTTTGGCCCCATGACGCCCATGGGCCTGACCGATCCGCACAGCGGACGCCGCCCCTGGGCCGTCGTGCAACTGCGTCAGGATAACCTGGCCGGCACGCTCTACAACCTGGTTGGCTTCCAGACCAATCTGACCTGGGGCGAGCAGAAGCGGGTCTTCGGGCTGATTCCCGGCCTGGCCGCGGCTGAATTTTTGCGCTACGGCATGATGCACCGCAACACCTTCATCAATGCGCCGCGGCTGCTGGAACCGACGATGCAGTTCAAGGGCCGGCCTGATCTCTTCTTCGCCGGACAGATCACTGGCGTGGAAGGGTACGTGGGTAACGCCGGCACCGGACTGCTGGCCGGCCTCAACGCGGCGCGTTTGCTGCGGGGCGCGGCGCCGCTTGTTCTACCGCCCGCCACCGTCATGGGGTCGCTCTGCTGGTATGTCACGCATTGTGAGGCGGACGGCTTCCAGCCGATGAAGGCCAATTTCGGTCTGCTGCCGCCCCTCGACCCACCCATACGCCACAAGCAGCAGCGCTACCGGGCCTACGCAGAGCGCGCGCAGCGGGACCTCGAGACGTTCATCGCCGCCCATAGTCTTGAACCGGCTATCGTACCATAA
- a CDS encoding DEAD/DEAH box helicase: MTTDEDIHPIQRWLTLIFAKQFVTIENRIHILMEDIKYSDSQIAEDVANHGLSDVEAVDRILTRRIADALNIFVEFARCGDEAKMITVYSILTLCKLLACKANESRWWWWIECLRLVITEYSTYCLWTQLKSMRLEGEAEQIVSRYITANFERSNPVVELWRTQVESLDKINDLERRSFCLSIPTSGGKTRVAELAILRFLIDYHGDSTARCVYIAPLRKLANEVEQTLLTAFASTDPNLPIASSFYGGQEIDPIDQDALLSARILIVTPEKLDGMLRSNKNLLSEIRLVIVDEGHMIGGSSPRDYKYRMILERMIYALKVKDNSIQPRTARLLLVSGVLPNVAELAELISGDRTSAVCVDWRPLDEPLKGTWAWDGTQLKPSNSELLPPILFALSGCRSPDQFEEIVVRAAISRALSSPTMVFSASKKAITSPTLLALLECLLIQQPLNNKPLPLDLARRPSFEKYYTLLEFGAAIHHADLPKELKKETEKRIYDGQIRLLFASPTLAQGVNIPFDTVLVYRLQHHQVGNPIQDATFWNVVGRVGRPSYASVHFHASLQPPQVVFLSNIAAHASETDKRDIIIRDKLLKNEKQYRIASPFLQFLTELSKKWLDSTGRALSDLVTNLAEQNEMGWLTNPSDRKKLSPLLRLLDEHITALIEESNVEGKIEDWLQARSSEIVNLLIGATTIEQKDVDFIKEAVEARIKFIAQVIPRRQRHQNYLLGLPLQDCDQIRQNELRLLGLYKNCAGIFALELENGIDALIDLMDFAMKLSLIPKKAQKESLFRQAFFKNWLMGKSRQYLAEEFRQLMTNLEFDEYCETVFERNLAWGISAICRFLGDTAQEKGLNLTKDLEFLPSLVKYGVPGKLACYLVKIGIPREASVRIADMHIERVRSYPYDDEMPSDINQSMMTYSWNVIRALTEQDLSDLVVGQEVVQYIRKIKLREPVHIVI, translated from the coding sequence GTGACTACTGATGAAGATATTCATCCGATACAACGCTGGCTTACTTTGATCTTCGCGAAACAATTCGTCACGATTGAAAACCGGATTCATATCTTAATGGAGGATATTAAATATTCAGACTCACAGATAGCCGAAGACGTAGCAAATCACGGATTGTCCGATGTCGAAGCTGTAGATCGAATATTAACTCGGAGAATCGCTGACGCATTGAACATTTTTGTTGAATTTGCTAGATGTGGTGATGAGGCAAAAATGATCACCGTATATTCGATTTTGACCTTGTGTAAACTACTCGCTTGCAAGGCAAATGAATCGCGTTGGTGGTGGTGGATTGAATGTCTTCGTCTAGTTATTACCGAGTATTCTACATATTGCCTCTGGACACAGTTAAAATCTATGAGACTAGAGGGCGAAGCAGAACAAATCGTTTCAAGATACATTACTGCTAATTTTGAGCGGAGTAACCCAGTTGTAGAACTTTGGCGAACTCAAGTTGAATCTTTGGATAAGATCAACGATCTAGAACGTCGTAGTTTCTGTCTGTCGATTCCAACAAGTGGGGGGAAAACTCGTGTAGCGGAGCTTGCAATATTACGCTTTCTTATAGATTATCACGGAGATTCAACAGCGAGATGTGTATATATTGCTCCGTTACGTAAGCTCGCCAATGAGGTTGAACAAACTCTCTTAACAGCTTTTGCTTCTACTGATCCGAATCTTCCAATAGCATCTTCATTTTATGGTGGGCAAGAGATTGATCCAATTGACCAAGATGCACTACTATCTGCTCGAATTCTCATCGTGACCCCCGAAAAGCTAGATGGGATGTTGCGTAGTAACAAAAATTTGCTCTCTGAAATTCGGTTAGTCATAGTTGATGAAGGACATATGATCGGCGGTAGTTCGCCCCGGGACTATAAATATCGAATGATATTAGAGCGGATGATCTATGCTTTGAAAGTAAAGGACAACTCAATACAGCCAAGAACAGCTAGATTACTGTTGGTATCTGGAGTTCTACCCAATGTCGCTGAGTTGGCAGAATTGATATCAGGTGATCGAACAAGTGCAGTGTGCGTTGATTGGAGACCATTAGATGAGCCCTTGAAAGGCACATGGGCTTGGGATGGCACACAACTCAAACCATCAAATAGTGAATTATTACCACCAATTCTGTTTGCCTTGAGTGGATGTAGGAGTCCCGATCAATTTGAAGAAATCGTCGTTCGAGCTGCTATTTCGCGTGCTCTCAGTTCACCGACAATGGTTTTCTCGGCAAGTAAAAAGGCAATAACAAGTCCTACCCTACTTGCACTTTTGGAATGTCTTCTTATTCAACAGCCTTTGAACAATAAGCCCTTACCTCTTGATCTTGCTAGGCGACCCTCCTTTGAAAAATACTATACGCTATTAGAGTTTGGTGCTGCAATTCATCATGCTGATTTACCTAAAGAATTAAAGAAAGAAACTGAGAAAAGAATATATGATGGCCAAATTAGATTATTGTTTGCCTCACCCACACTGGCTCAAGGTGTGAACATTCCTTTTGATACAGTGCTTGTTTATCGATTACAGCATCATCAGGTAGGAAACCCGATTCAGGACGCTACCTTCTGGAATGTCGTTGGTAGAGTCGGAAGACCTAGCTATGCAAGTGTTCATTTCCATGCAAGTCTGCAGCCTCCGCAAGTCGTATTTTTAAGTAATATAGCTGCGCATGCAAGCGAGACAGACAAGCGTGATATTATCATTAGGGATAAACTTTTAAAGAATGAAAAACAATATCGGATTGCTAGTCCATTCCTGCAATTTCTGACTGAGTTGAGCAAAAAATGGCTGGATTCTACCGGACGCGCTTTGTCTGATCTTGTCACTAATCTGGCTGAACAAAATGAAATGGGGTGGCTTACAAATCCCTCTGACAGAAAAAAACTTTCACCTTTGTTACGATTACTAGATGAACATATAACTGCATTAATCGAAGAGTCTAATGTAGAGGGAAAGATCGAGGATTGGTTACAAGCTAGAAGTAGCGAGATTGTAAACTTACTTATTGGAGCCACGACTATTGAACAAAAGGACGTTGACTTTATTAAGGAAGCTGTTGAAGCACGAATAAAGTTTATTGCACAAGTTATTCCTAGGCGTCAGAGGCATCAAAACTACCTTCTTGGCTTGCCACTCCAAGACTGCGATCAAATTAGACAAAACGAACTACGATTGCTTGGGTTGTACAAAAACTGTGCTGGTATTTTTGCACTTGAACTGGAAAATGGAATCGATGCGTTAATCGATCTGATGGATTTCGCAATGAAACTTTCTCTAATTCCAAAAAAAGCACAGAAAGAGTCATTGTTCAGACAAGCTTTTTTTAAGAATTGGCTAATGGGTAAAAGCCGTCAATATCTGGCCGAAGAATTTCGTCAGTTAATGACGAATCTTGAATTTGATGAATACTGTGAGACAGTGTTTGAACGTAACTTAGCATGGGGAATCAGTGCAATTTGTCGATTTTTAGGTGATACAGCTCAAGAAAAGGGGCTTAACCTAACTAAGGACCTTGAGTTCTTACCGTCGTTAGTTAAATATGGTGTGCCGGGAAAGCTGGCATGTTATTTAGTCAAGATAGGTATACCGAGAGAAGCTTCCGTTCGAATTGCCGATATGCATATTGAACGAGTTAGATCTTATCCATATGATGACGAAATGCCAAGCGATATAAATCAGTCAATGATGACTTACTCATGGAATGTCATCAGAGCATTAACTGAACAAGACCTTTCTGATTTAGTTGTGGGACAAGAAGTGGTTCAATACATTCGTAAAATCAAGTTACGAGAACCGGTGCATATAGTGATTTAG